A section of the Sebastes fasciatus isolate fSebFas1 chromosome 21, fSebFas1.pri, whole genome shotgun sequence genome encodes:
- the bco1 gene encoding beta,beta-carotene 15,15'-dioxygenase produces the protein MATDFSKNASESPEPCKAEVKGTIPSWLQGTLLRNGPGIFTVGDTTYDHWFDGMAIMSSFTFKDGEVTHRSRFLKSDTYNSNMAANRIVVSEMGTMAYPDPSKNFIVKAITFINHTVPDFTDNGASNFIKYGKDYYATSETNYIRKIDPVTLETQDKVDYMKFLPVNLVSSHPHYDKEGNAYNIGTTIADKGKTKYILFKVPAVSEKASDKGKNAPALKNVEVVCTIPCRSMLTPSYYHSFGMTDNYFIFIEQPFKLDILKMATAYMRGVNWASCLKFCPEENTLIHLIDRKTGKVIETKYYTGPMVVYHHVNAFEDDGHVIFDVIAYSDNSLYNMFYLSKLKENPGFHDDSYSKPSYKRFALPVQSDKGVAVGEDLVKLKYTTASAVKEKEGKLLVQPEVFCEGFELPRMNYDLNGKRHQFVYGNCVEESALANEIAKLDTETKERVYWRDENCWPSEPVFIPRPNGESEDDGVVLSSVINTNPGQSSFMLILDARTFKEVARAYVKAELHKDVHGYFIPLAN, from the exons ATGGCAACAGATTTCTCCAAGAACGCGTCGGAGAGCCCGGAGCCCTGCAAGGCAGAAGTGAAAG ggACAATACCCAGCTGGCTGCAAGGCACGCTGCTGCGTAATGGCCCAGGCATCTTCACTGTTGGAGACACCACCTACGACCACTGGTTTGATGGGATGGCCATCATGAGCAGCTTCACCTTTAAAGATG GTGAAGTGACCCACAGAAGCAGATTTTTGAAAAGTGACACCTACAATTCTAACATGGCAGCAAACAGGATAGTTGTGTCTGAAATGGGGACGATGGCCTACCCAGACCCAAGCAAGAACTTCATTGTCAA GGCGATTACTTTTATCAACCACACAGTGCCAGACTTCACTGACAACGGTGCAAGCAACTTCATCAAATACGGAAAGGACTACTACGCCACCTCTGAAACCAACTACATCCGCAAGATTGATCCCGTGACACTGGAAACTCAGGACAAG gtggacTACATGAAGTTCCTGCCGGTGAACTTGGTTTCGTCCCATCCGCACTACGACAAAGAGGGCAATGCCTACAACATCGGAACCACAATAGCAGATAAGGGCAAGACCAAATATATACTGTTCAAAGTCCCCGCTGTTTCAGAGAAAG CTTCAGACAAAGGCAAGAATGCCCCCGCGCTGAAGAACGTGGAGGTGGTCTGCACAATTCCCTGCCGCTCCATGCTCACACCCAGCTACTACCACAGCTTCGGCATGACGGACAACTACTTCATTTTCATCGAGCAGCCTTTCAAACTGGACATCCTCAAGATGGCCACTGCGTACATGAGGGGAGTCAACTGGGCGAGCTGCCTCAAGTTCTGCCCTGAGGAAAAT ACACTGATCCACCTGATAGACAGGAAGACTGGCAAAGTGATCGAGACAAAGTACTACACGGGACCAATGGTCGTCTACCATCACGTGAATGCTTTCGAGGACGACGGACACGTGATCTTTGATGTAATCGCCTACAGTGATAACAGCCTTTATAATATGTTCTACCTGAGCAAACTGAAGGAAAACCCCGGGTTCCACGATGACAGCTACTCCAAACCAAGCTACAAACGATTCGCACTTCCTGTCCAGTCAGACAag GGCGTGGCAGTTGGAGAGGACCTGGTGAAACTCAAGTACACGACAGCCAGTGCTGTGAAGGAGAAGGAAGGCAAACTGTTGGTCCAGCCAGAGGTGTTCTGTGAAG GTTTCGAATTACCCAGAATGAACTATGACCTCAACGGAAAGAGGCATCAGTTCGTCTATGGGAACTGCGTGGAGGAGTCCGCACTGGCAAATGAG ATTGCGAAGCTTGACACAGAAACCAAGGAAAGGGTTTACTGGAGGGATGAAAACTGCTGGCCGTCAGAGCCCGTGTTCATCCCCAGACCAAATGGAGAGTCGGAAGATGACG GTGTGGTCCTCTCATCAGTTATCAACACCAACCCAGGCCAGTCTAGTTTTATGCTGATTCTCGACGCCAGAACATTCAAAGAAGTAGCTCGAGCATACGTGAAAGCTGAGCTCCACAAGGATGTGCATGGCTATTTTATCCCACTAGCAAATTAG
- the pkia gene encoding cAMP-dependent protein kinase inhibitor alpha, which yields MTDVEATYEDFIASRRSGRRNAIHDIPAATGAEGPSDLSQSLAQLSINKSGDEGENSGKSQDSPPKEEETQAEGS from the exons ATGACGGATGTGGAGGCGACCTATGAGGACTTCATCGCCTCTCGACGGTCCGGCCGCAGGAACGCCATCCATGATATCCCGGCAGCCACTGGAGCAGAGGGACCCTCCGACCTGTCACAGAGTCTGGCACAGCTCAGCATCAACAAGTCAG GTGATGAGGGAGAAAACAGCGGGAAAAGCCAGGACTCTCCACCTAAAGAAGAGGAGACTCAAGCTGAGGGCAGCTAA